Sequence from the Tenrec ecaudatus isolate mTenEca1 chromosome 6, mTenEca1.hap1, whole genome shotgun sequence genome:
aaatgctttgataatgatgatgcaagaaatttacaaatgtgctttacacctaGGATGTATATATAGACTGTGATAAAGATTGTaggagctccaaataaaatgattttagaaaataaatacataaataaaaaagaaactgatGAGAATATTTTACTATGATACTGTAGATGGTAAAAGTTAGATGAGAGTGGTGACAAAATAGAAGGAAACTAGGGATAAATGCAGAGACAatcttaatgtgcaattattaGAAGTCCAAGATAAATATAAAAAGGCGATGAATATGTCATGAATTATGCAGGAAATAACAAATTACTTTTTTGGAGATGTAGGTAGAAGTGTTTTGTCAGGATATTGCCTAACCCTGCCTGTACTATATCCTCTTTGTTTAGTACAAAAggggtgtatatatataattatactgTTGTTGGCAAATTTTATCTTCatgaattaaaaatattataaaatcagGACTAATAGTCACACAATACTCATTATCTCTGATGTCAAGTTCACATTTATTTGGATTTCATGGCTCTCTTTGTTACCTCTTAAtaagtttatttttttctttctctgaatGATATGACTCAGGGAAAGGAAGAATAAATTCAGATTACTGTAAAACACTGCATTGTGATAACTAGAGTTGATAACTAaattttttgaaattttaaaatgtattaatttGTTCCATGGTATTCTTAGACACCAACACCATTTCCTAATATGTAGACAAGAACTGGCTATTTGAATATCTAAATATACCTGACATTACCAATCATTATCTTAAATTCTTGTTACTCAAATTGTGATTATCAGATCAGTTTCAACAACATAGCTAGAAGCTTATTAACAAAGCAGAATATCAAGTCTTACCCCACACCAACTGAATAGAACTTTGTATTTTTTAGAAAATTTACTGTTGATTTTAGAATAAAACACTGTTGTAAATTTTCTGTTTAGTGTGTTTTGCACTGGTAGGACCATGAGGTTCTAGATACAACAAATATTGAAACACAGGAAGAGACTTTGACTCCAGGCATTCAAATTTAAGACAAATAGGTGTACAACactataaaatatttaattaaacagCTGTGTTGACATCTATAGGACTTGAAGAAACAGGTTAGAAGAGACTAGCAAAAAAAGATTCATTCACTTTGATTTATTCCActtcataagaaaaaaaatacccAATTCTAGAAAGTGTTATTACTGTAAAAGAATGGACAGAAATAAAACTCAAATTTTTCTTGGTTCCTTTTTGTTGTGTGTTTCCATCATAAGGATAATGAGGTTCTGTATGGACTTTCTAGAAATCTATTTTCATATCCACTTAAAATAAGCAATTTGAAAGAAAGTTTACTTGAAATAAGGCAGTAATCCTTATGTCACTCTGTAGTTTTAAGAGTAATAGAAAAATAGAAGTTAATGAAACTTTAATTTATATTTGAGTTAGATCATATAATAGATGAAGAAaattctatatgtatatattacatataatatatatataaattttaaagtcTCCTAATGCTCTGAGAAAACTGCAATCTTTTTAATTGAGTCTTTAAAGGCTTGTTTGACTTGCTTATTTCGTAGTGTATAAATGAACGGGTTCATCAAAGGGATAAATGAGGTGTTGAGCAATGAGACCACCTTATTAATTTCGACTCCTTCCTTTACTGGCTTGATATAGACAAAGATACAACTCCCATAGGTGATGGAAATGACAATCGCGTGGGAAGAACATGTAGAGAAAGCCTTTTTTCTTTGTTGAGCAGATGGGAGTCTTAAAACAGTCTTGATGATGTATGTGTAGGACACAATTACACACACCAGTGTGAATATGAGGGTCAGCACAGCCATGGTTAAAACAACTTGTTCTACTAATTGCGTGTCTGAGCACACAATCTTCAGAAGAGGGGATGCATCACAGCCAAAATGGTCAATGATATTGGAATTACAGAAATCTAGCTGAATTCCTAGGCTAAGCGGTGGGAATATGACAATTAATCCAGTCAACCAACAGGAAAGGACCAGTAGAGTGCACACCCTGTCATTCATAATGGTGGTGTAGTGCAGGGGTTTGCAAATGGCCACGTAGCGATCATAGGACATAGCGGTTAGGAGAAAGAATTCTGTTGCTCCGATgagaatgacaaaaaataattgaGTAATACAAGCATTATAGGTAACAGTTTTGTCTCCAGTTGTCAGGCTGTACAGGAATCGAGGAACACAGACAGTTGTAAGCAATATTTCTAAGATGGAAAAGTTCCGAAGGAAAAAGTACATGGGAGTTTTAAGTTGAGGATCCATCAGTGTGAGGAGGATAATGATTAGATTTCCAGCAGCAGTGAAGATGTAGGTGAGAAACAGAAATACAGCAAGAAAAACCTGTAGCTGTGGGTCATCTGTTAGTCCCCGCAGGATGAACGTTGTTATTGCAGAATTATTTCTCATCCGTGATTTTGGTACAAGTAGTCTGTTCTTTAGCTCATAAACATTGTACCTGAGGAAGAGAAGatagataaatattttaatatgttaTACGGAGAAAATTCAATCAGGATCTGAGGcgtacatttttatttctttgacttGATAATTAGCAATGTTCCTAGGGGAACCATTGAACCCCACTTCATTTCCCTCGACTCTCTTTACTCTGGTCTTCAGAATGGCCTTCATGTA
This genomic interval carries:
- the LOC142450904 gene encoding olfactory receptor 6C2-like, whose amino-acid sequence is MRNNSAITTFILRGLTDDPQLQVFLAVFLFLTYIFTAAGNLIIILLTLMDPQLKTPMYFFLRNFSILEILLTTVCVPRFLYSLTTGDKTVTYNACITQLFFVILIGATEFFLLTAMSYDRYVAICKPLHYTTIMNDRVCTLLVLSCWLTGLIVIFPPLSLGIQLDFCNSNIIDHFGCDASPLLKIVCSDTQLVEQVVLTMAVLTLIFTLVCVIVSYTYIIKTVLRLPSAQQRKKAFSTCSSHAIVISITYGSCIFVYIKPVKEGVEINKVVSLLNTSFIPLMNPFIYTLRNKQVKQAFKDSIKKIAVFSEH